GCAAGCGCACACCCTCTTTCAAAAGTCCGGTTGGCCACTATGACCTCTTTGACGCCAAAGCCTGTCAGATGTTTTGCCGCTAATTCTGCCATCTCACCAGCCCCAAGAAGCATAGAGACTTTATCCGACAACTCTCCAAAAATCTTCTTAGCCAGCTCCACCGCAGCATATCCTATTGAGACAGCGTTTTCCGCTACCTTTGTCTCTGTGCGCACGCGTTTGGCTACAGAGATGGCTTTTTTCATTAGTTTATTTAGAATGATTCCTGATGAGGAATTTTTTAGCGCAAGATCAAATGCACTCTTAAGCTGGCCCAGTATCTGCGGCTCTCCTAAAACCATAGAGTCCAGACTGGATGCTACGCGAAATATATGCCGCACTCCGTCATAGTCTCCCCGCATGTAAAGAGCCGCCTCAAGCTTTTCCCTTTCAATGTTGCGGAGGGCTGAAAAGTAGTCCTTAACGCCTGTTGATATTTTATCTGAGCCAGCACCACTGAGGTATATCTCAACGCGGTTACAAGTTGATAGTATCACGGCTTCATTTACGCCGGTTATACTTTTGAGGGTACTTAACCCCGCAGGGATTTCATCGGCAGCAAAGGCGATTTTTTCCCTTACATCAACATCTGCTGTTTTATGGTTAAGACCGACTACCAGAATGCTCATTTAAACTCGTGTATAGATTTTAAAAGTATGCTTACACCAAAAAATGTAAACAAGACAGCAACAAATCCTGCCACTGACATTATCGCAGAGCGTTTGCCGTGCCAACCGGCGGTAATCCTGAGGTGTATTATGAGGGCATAGAAAAACCATGTAATCAGCGACCATACCTCCTTAGGATCCCATCTCCAAAACGTTCCCCACACTCCTTCTGCCCACACAGCCCCGGAAATAATGGCAAGCGTAAGAAGTGGAAACCCAATGGTTATCAACCTGTAGTTGACCTCATCAAGCACACGGAGGCTTGGCAGGCGGTGGAAAAGCCCGCCCAATTTCTTGGCCTTAACAAAATGCTCCTGAATCAGATACATAACCCCTATGCCGCAGGCTACCGCAAAGGCGGCATCTCCGGTAAAAGCTAAAAGCGTGTGAATCCACAGCCAGTAATTTTGAAGCACCGGGCTCAGTGGATTTATCTCTCGTGGGAGTATCGAGGACGATAGCATTAAAATAAATGCCATAGGCATGATAAATGCCCCAAGCAAACCTACCCTGTATTTAATCTCTATAATGAAGAAAACAATGACCACACTCCAGGCAAACAACGAGGCCGCCTCGTGAAGATTAGCCACCGGCATGTGGCCGCCCTGTATAAACCGCATAAGTATGGACAGCGTGTGCAAGGTAAAACCTGAAATAGCAAAAACTGTCATCCCACCTGACGTTGCCTTTGAGCCTTTTACCAGCTCAAGCACGCCCAGTATTGTTGATATGAAATAACAGGTCAGAGCTAATTCAAATGCTATAACCACTTAAAAACATCCTAAATCACAGCTTTTTATTTTAACATGAAGCCTGTTAGCCTCTGCCCCTAACTCCTTATACGGTATCTCCAACTCCTCTGCTAAGGCTCTTGCCAAAGCGCAGGAGACCCTGCCATCAGTTACTCTCTCAAACAGTCTCTTTTGTATCTCTTTAGTTTTCAGCATTTCTATAATCATCCCTGTACATGTTTTAAAATCCAGCTCCCCGTTATTATATACTGAAGCAGTACAAGTTTTCATCCCCTCCGGCCATTGTTTTATTTTATGGTATGCCTCTGGTGTCTGGAAAACAACGGCAATATCAGATTTTTCAAAAAACTTCTCTGCCGATTCTTTAAACCGTCCTGCATCAGTGCCTAAGACAAAGACGGTAAGATCTGGCCTTACAAAATCCATCGGACTGTTACCTTCAATGATAATCCCCAAAACCCTCGGTAAGTCAAACATTGCAAACCTCAAAGCCTCGTCAAGGGCACTGTACGGGGACTGTACCCACTTTACGGCCACTGCCCCTGCTTGTAAAAGCCGCGTGGAATCTTTACCCTCCTGATTGGCCGTGTCAGCGGCATCAGTAACAGATGTATAAAAGGATGTCTTTGTATACTTTATCGCCGCCCATTTGCCTTTCACATTTTTTAACAACTCTGTGGCAAGCGAGGTTTTTCCGGAGCCGCTGTATGCCCCTCCTATACACACTATTAACGGATTAGCCATTCTTATTTTAAATCACTACCAGTAACCTATTAAGGTAACAGATGTGTAGCAAATAAGTAAACCCCCCGAATTCATAACCTATAGTTTACCACTGTTATAACTCTTCACTCTCTCCTGTTGTTTTTTAACGCTCTCTGCTTAGTGTGAATATTTTATTAATAATTTCATTCGGGTATGAGTTTTGCATTGAAATGAAGTCTGTTTTCATGATACAATCTAAGTGTGAAAAACACTATACCTATAATAGTGGTTGTAGCAGCAACGGTTATTTATATAATGCTTGCAATGCCAGAGAATGATTTAACAAAAAATGTTAAAATTCAACCAGGTGAATCTGTTATGGAAAAGGTCAATATCTACAGAAGCACAGACACAAAGATTATTTGGAGTGCACAAGTGAACAGGCTGATATTAGAGGATAATAGTAAGAAGGCTAAGATTGACGGTATTGAGGCTGATTTTCCTAAAAGCGGAATAACCATTAAAGCCAAAAGCGGTCTCTATAACCTCTCTAACAATACCATTACGGTTGACAGCAATGTGCTGGCTTACAATAAAGATGCTCAGATAACGTCAAAAGATATATACGTTGATTTCAAAACTCAGGCGGTTAGTTCTAAAAGCGGTGTAACAATCACAGGGAAAAATTACACTGTGACTGCTGATTCTTTTAACTCATTAAATGGTGACAATGTAACCTTAAACGGCAATGTAAAGGTGGTTTATAACTGATGGTAAACCACACGGTGGCAAATAAAGCTGAGACAGGAGTAAAGATGAAGATATTTATATCGGCAGCGATTTTACTTGTCGTGACGGCTCTGCCAGGCTTAAGCACCACAGCACTTTACGCACAACCACCCTCCGATAATGAATCTACTTCTATGAAGTTATTTAAAGGAGATAAGAACGTACCTCTGATAATTACAAGTAATCAACTAAGCACTGACAATAAAAACAAAACTGCAACTTTCACAGGCTCTGTTAAAGCTGTAAAGGGTGAGACCACATTCTACGCTGATAAAATGGTCGTGTATTATACTGATGACCAGTCTAAGATAAAACAAATAGATGCAACCGGCAACACTAAACTTATTCGGGGAGAGAAGATAGTCACGGCCGCTAAGACAGTTTATTTTGCAGGCGCTGACGAACACGTTGTCTTTACCGGTAACCCTGTGGCAACAGAGGGCAAAAACACAATAACCGGCACTAAGATGACTTACTACATGAGCGATGACCGCTCTGTTGTGGAAAACAGCCGCGCACATCTTGAGGATAAGTGAACACGATAGAAGCAACAGGGCTGAAAAAGAGTTACTCAAAAAAAACAGTAGTTTGGAATCTGAGTTTAACTCTTAATACGGGTGAAATTGTGGGGCTTTTGGGCCCTAACGGCGCAGGGAAAACAACAACATTTTATATGCTGACAGGAATTATCAAACACGATGCCGGCTCCATTGCCTTAAACAAAAAAGACATTGGCTCGCTCCCCATGTATGTACGGGCAAGGCACGGAATATCATACCTGCCGCAGGAGACCTCGATTTTCAGAAAACTCACGGTTGCTGAAAACATCCAGGCAGTGCTTGAAATTAAAGGAATGAACAGGCAGCAGATTACCGATAAGGTGCAACAGGTTCTTGAGGAGTTTTCCATATCGCACATTGCCGGAAATATAGCTTATACGCTTTCCGGAGGCGAAAGAAGGCGCACAGAAATAGCACGCGCTATCGCCACAGACCCCGTGTTCATTCTCTTTGATGAACCATTTACCGGCATAGACCCGATAGCTATAATAGAGCTTAAAAAAATGCTGACCTACTTAAAAAACCGCGGGCTTGGGATTCTCATTACAGACCACAACGTTCGCGATACACTTTCCATAACCGATCGCGCCTACATAATAAATCACGGCGAGGTGCTGGATGAGGGTACACCGGAAAAACTTATCAGTAACAGAAATGTCAAACAAGCATACCTTGGCGAGGATTTCACTCTGTAATGGCACTTGAGACACGGTTAGAAGCAAGACTATCACAAAAGTTGGTACTGACGCCACAGTTGCAGATGGCGATAAGGCTTCTGCAGTTGCCCCAGCTTGAGCTTACGCAGGCGATAAATCAGGAAATTATAGAAAATCCGTTTCTTGAAGAGCATACGGATGATTTGTATCAGGGGGAATCAGAGGGCGGACCTAGTAACGAGCCGGAGTCACACTCTGATAGCGAAAATGAGGGGGCATATTCAGAGGTTACCATGGAGGGACTTACGTCTTTTTCCGTGGATGAGTACTTTGAAGAGCGCGGGGCAGACGGACGCGATCTTGGATATTTCACTTCCGGAGAGGACGAAAAACCCGGCTTTGAAACTTTTCTCACCGAGTCCTTAGATTTAACAGACCATCTGAAACTTCAATTGGATATGTCAGAGGCACACGGCAGGCTGAAAGAGGCTGCCGAGATGATTATCGGCAATATTGATGAAAACGGCTATTTATGTGCAACCGTTGAAGAGCTTGCAAAGGTGCTTGGCGAGGAACTACCGGTTGTGGAAAAGGCGCTGAGGCTGGTGCAGAGATTTGATCCGCCGGGAGTAGGTGCGCGTAACATAAAAGAGTGTCTGATAATACAGATAAAACTTCTGGGACTTGAGAATACGTTAGTAGAGAAAATTGTAGGAAACAATCTGGAGGACCTTGAAAAGAAGAAATACCAGGCTATCGCCAGAAGTTACCGTGTAACCCTTGAGGAGGTAATGGTAGCTGTTAAGATAATCGAGGGACTTGAGCCAAAGCCAGCCAGAAATTTTTCCAACGTCAGTATCTCTTTCATCACACCGGATGTATATGTGGAACGTGTGGATGACCTCTATAAGATAATCCTAAACGATGAACACACACCACGCGTGCGGATAAGCAGCAGATACCGGGAGCTTTTAAAAAGTAAAAACATTCTGGATAAAACAGAAAAGCAATTCCTCTTAGAAAAGTATCGTTCTGCCACATGGCTGATAAAGAGCCTTGATGAGCGTAACCGCACAATATACCGTGTGACGGAGAGCATTCTGAGGCGTCAGCGGGAGTTTTTCGAAAACGGCATACAATATCTCAAACCACTTAACCTTAAAACAATAGCCGAGGACGTAAGCGTCCACGAAAGCAACATAAGCCGCGTCACTTCAAACAAGTACCTTGCGTGCAGCCACGGGGTGTATCCGTTCAGGTTTTTTTTCAGCAACTCTCTTGGCTCAGATGACGGCGATATATCCTCAACAACAGTTAAGGAACTGATAAAAAAAATCATAAGCGAGGAGGATAAAACTAACCCGTTAACAGATCAGAAATTAATGGACATTCTAAGCGGTAAAGGGATAAAAATAGCAAGGCGCACACTTGCCAAATACAGAGAGGAGCTAAACATTGCTCCGCACACAAAGAGGAAAAAAATAGCCAATTAGATATAATAGGCATACATAATAAAAACACTGGAGGCACTATGAACGTAAATATTACCGGACGTAATTTCGACATAACGGAGTCAATAAAGGACTATG
The genomic region above belongs to Nitrospirota bacterium and contains:
- a CDS encoding molybdopterin-guanine dinucleotide biosynthesis protein MobB; this encodes MANPLIVCIGGAYSGSGKTSLATELLKNVKGKWAAIKYTKTSFYTSVTDAADTANQEGKDSTRLLQAGAVAVKWVQSPYSALDEALRFAMFDLPRVLGIIIEGNSPMDFVRPDLTVFVLGTDAGRFKESAEKFFEKSDIAVVFQTPEAYHKIKQWPEGMKTCTASVYNNGELDFKTCTGMIIEMLKTKEIQKRLFERVTDGRVSCALARALAEELEIPYKELGAEANRLHVKIKSCDLGCF
- the lptC gene encoding LPS export ABC transporter periplasmic protein LptC, whose amino-acid sequence is MKNTIPIIVVVAATVIYIMLAMPENDLTKNVKIQPGESVMEKVNIYRSTDTKIIWSAQVNRLILEDNSKKAKIDGIEADFPKSGITIKAKSGLYNLSNNTITVDSNVLAYNKDAQITSKDIYVDFKTQAVSSKSGVTITGKNYTVTADSFNSLNGDNVTLNGNVKVVYN
- the lptA gene encoding lipopolysaccharide transport periplasmic protein LptA produces the protein MVNHTVANKAETGVKMKIFISAAILLVVTALPGLSTTALYAQPPSDNESTSMKLFKGDKNVPLIITSNQLSTDNKNKTATFTGSVKAVKGETTFYADKMVVYYTDDQSKIKQIDATGNTKLIRGEKIVTAAKTVYFAGADEHVVFTGNPVATEGKNTITGTKMTYYMSDDRSVVENSRAHLEDK
- the rpoN gene encoding RNA polymerase factor sigma-54 → MALETRLEARLSQKLVLTPQLQMAIRLLQLPQLELTQAINQEIIENPFLEEHTDDLYQGESEGGPSNEPESHSDSENEGAYSEVTMEGLTSFSVDEYFEERGADGRDLGYFTSGEDEKPGFETFLTESLDLTDHLKLQLDMSEAHGRLKEAAEMIIGNIDENGYLCATVEELAKVLGEELPVVEKALRLVQRFDPPGVGARNIKECLIIQIKLLGLENTLVEKIVGNNLEDLEKKKYQAIARSYRVTLEEVMVAVKIIEGLEPKPARNFSNVSISFITPDVYVERVDDLYKIILNDEHTPRVRISSRYRELLKSKNILDKTEKQFLLEKYRSATWLIKSLDERNRTIYRVTESILRRQREFFENGIQYLKPLNLKTIAEDVSVHESNISRVTSNKYLACSHGVYPFRFFFSNSLGSDDGDISSTTVKELIKKIISEEDKTNPLTDQKLMDILSGKGIKIARRTLAKYREELNIAPHTKRKKIAN
- the lptB gene encoding LPS export ABC transporter ATP-binding protein, with product MNTIEATGLKKSYSKKTVVWNLSLTLNTGEIVGLLGPNGAGKTTTFYMLTGIIKHDAGSIALNKKDIGSLPMYVRARHGISYLPQETSIFRKLTVAENIQAVLEIKGMNRQQITDKVQQVLEEFSISHIAGNIAYTLSGGERRRTEIARAIATDPVFILFDEPFTGIDPIAIIELKKMLTYLKNRGLGILITDHNVRDTLSITDRAYIINHGEVLDEGTPEKLISNRNVKQAYLGEDFTL
- a CDS encoding glutamyl-tRNA reductase yields the protein MSILVVGLNHKTADVDVREKIAFAADEIPAGLSTLKSITGVNEAVILSTCNRVEIYLSGAGSDKISTGVKDYFSALRNIEREKLEAALYMRGDYDGVRHIFRVASSLDSMVLGEPQILGQLKSAFDLALKNSSSGIILNKLMKKAISVAKRVRTETKVAENAVSIGYAAVELAKKIFGELSDKVSMLLGAGEMAELAAKHLTGFGVKEVIVANRTFERGCALAEEFSGRAIEFSQFKHEMAKADIVICSTGAPSYVLNKSDMEKIMKDRKKRSVFIIDISVPRNIDPAVNDIDNVYLYDIDDLQGVVDSNLHERQKEALKAEEIVKEEVEVFFKWMQSLDAVPTIVALRKTAGDIRDEELTKLFNKLDGLGEKEKKSIELMASAIVNKLIHPPTVALKSDDEDRDILIAAVRRLYGINGDMK
- the ccsB gene encoding c-type cytochrome biogenesis protein CcsB → MTVFAISGFTLHTLSILMRFIQGGHMPVANLHEAASLFAWSVVIVFFIIEIKYRVGLLGAFIMPMAFILMLSSSILPREINPLSPVLQNYWLWIHTLLAFTGDAAFAVACGIGVMYLIQEHFVKAKKLGGLFHRLPSLRVLDEVNYRLITIGFPLLTLAIISGAVWAEGVWGTFWRWDPKEVWSLITWFFYALIIHLRITAGWHGKRSAIMSVAGFVAVLFTFFGVSILLKSIHEFK